One Methylosinus sp. C49 DNA segment encodes these proteins:
- a CDS encoding glycoside hydrolase family 2 protein has translation MMRARVEGEKRQRLDAGWTFAIDEAGEWTEPSAIPGAASWRATRVPGTLAQTLIAEGARFEELPPLDAIDVWYKTSFVNSAPAELRLHGLATLADVYLDGRLALRSDNMFHAHAIEVATQGAHDLHIRFRSVEREIATKSGRARWRPRMITPAGLRHIRTTALGRLPGFAPPTPPVGPWREIELIEHGALRLRNVDMRATVHDGRAELRVALEISGLTDAPARLFCGGTEAPFTRVADNRIIAELSPPDARLWTPHTHGEPHLYDVSATIGAHRIDLGRTGFRDIRVDRGADGAGFALQVNDIPLFCRGACWTTADAVSLAGDREDCGPLLRAMRDAGMNMVRVPGVTLYESDDFYALCDELGLMVWQDFAFTNFDYPFQDAAFRASAEREATEFLARTRSSPSLAVLCGGSEVYQQASMLGLAEAKWRTPFFDETLPELVREQRPDAIYVENSPSGGPLPFHADVGVSHYYGVGAYRRGLDDARRANVRFASECLGFANIADDAALRRDFGDAPLASKLFAERIARDMGATQTFGDVTEHYMRLLYGCEPTTLRESDPQLYLDIARAAVAETMEATIGEWRRGGSTTHGAIVWFLKDLWPGAGWGVLDAHGEPKSAYHALARAFRPLSLMLTDEGVNGLFAHLRNDGPQRIEGEISLACYRNGHVPVMRASRSVAVEPHGVATLRDAEFWGGFFDTALAYNFGPPSHDLTVVRFIGANGVEREAFHFPLGRSAAKAQLGLTAETEEDDSGFVLALSTTIAAQSVSIEDERFLPGESWLHLAPGATRRIRLVPRSADVGRPKGIARALNGETIAYG, from the coding sequence ATGATGCGCGCGCGCGTCGAAGGAGAAAAGCGCCAGCGCCTCGACGCCGGCTGGACTTTCGCGATCGACGAGGCCGGCGAATGGACGGAGCCATCCGCCATTCCCGGCGCCGCCTCCTGGCGCGCGACGCGCGTTCCCGGCACGCTGGCGCAGACGCTGATCGCGGAAGGCGCGCGCTTCGAAGAGCTGCCGCCGCTCGACGCCATCGACGTCTGGTACAAGACCTCCTTCGTCAATTCTGCGCCGGCGGAGCTGCGCCTGCACGGCCTCGCCACGCTCGCGGACGTTTATCTCGATGGAAGGCTCGCGCTGCGCTCGGACAATATGTTCCACGCGCACGCAATAGAGGTCGCGACGCAAGGCGCGCATGATCTTCATATTCGCTTTCGCTCTGTCGAGCGCGAGATCGCCACGAAGAGCGGCCGCGCGCGCTGGCGGCCGCGCATGATAACGCCGGCGGGCCTGCGCCACATACGCACGACGGCGCTCGGCCGCCTTCCCGGCTTCGCGCCGCCGACGCCGCCGGTCGGTCCCTGGCGCGAGATCGAGCTGATCGAGCATGGCGCGCTGCGTCTGCGCAATGTGGATATGCGCGCCACCGTCCACGATGGTCGCGCCGAGCTGCGCGTCGCGCTCGAAATTTCCGGCCTCACGGATGCTCCTGCGCGGCTCTTTTGCGGCGGAACGGAAGCGCCCTTCACGCGCGTTGCGGATAATCGCATCATCGCCGAGCTGTCGCCGCCCGACGCGCGGTTGTGGACGCCGCATACGCATGGCGAGCCGCATCTCTATGATGTCTCGGCCACGATCGGCGCGCATCGCATCGATCTCGGCCGCACCGGCTTTCGCGACATTCGCGTCGATCGCGGCGCGGATGGCGCCGGCTTCGCGCTACAGGTGAACGATATTCCGCTGTTCTGCCGCGGCGCCTGCTGGACGACGGCCGACGCCGTGTCGCTCGCCGGCGACCGAGAGGATTGCGGGCCGCTGCTGCGCGCGATGCGCGACGCCGGCATGAATATGGTTCGCGTGCCCGGCGTCACTCTCTATGAGAGCGATGATTTCTACGCGCTCTGCGACGAGCTCGGCCTCATGGTCTGGCAGGATTTCGCCTTCACCAATTTCGATTATCCGTTTCAGGACGCCGCCTTCCGCGCCAGCGCTGAACGCGAGGCGACGGAGTTTCTGGCGCGCACGCGATCCTCGCCTTCGCTCGCCGTGCTCTGCGGCGGCAGCGAGGTCTATCAGCAAGCGTCCATGCTCGGCCTCGCCGAGGCCAAATGGCGCACGCCCTTCTTCGACGAGACTCTGCCAGAGCTCGTCCGAGAGCAGCGTCCCGACGCCATCTATGTCGAGAACTCGCCCTCCGGCGGTCCCCTGCCCTTCCATGCCGATGTCGGCGTCTCGCATTACTATGGCGTCGGCGCCTATCGCCGCGGCCTGGACGACGCCCGCCGGGCCAATGTGCGCTTCGCTTCCGAATGTCTCGGCTTCGCCAATATCGCGGATGACGCCGCGCTGCGCCGCGACTTCGGCGACGCCCCGCTCGCATCGAAACTCTTCGCCGAACGCATCGCGCGCGACATGGGCGCGACGCAGACTTTCGGCGACGTCACCGAACATTACATGCGCCTGCTCTATGGCTGCGAACCGACGACGCTGCGCGAGAGCGATCCGCAGCTCTATCTCGACATAGCGCGCGCCGCAGTGGCCGAGACGATGGAAGCGACGATCGGCGAATGGCGACGCGGCGGCTCCACGACTCATGGCGCCATCGTCTGGTTCCTAAAGGATCTGTGGCCCGGCGCCGGCTGGGGCGTTCTCGATGCGCATGGCGAGCCGAAATCCGCCTATCATGCTTTGGCGCGCGCCTTTCGTCCACTGTCGCTCATGCTCACCGACGAAGGCGTCAACGGGCTCTTCGCGCATTTGCGCAATGACGGCCCGCAGCGTATCGAGGGCGAGATTTCGCTGGCCTGCTATCGCAACGGCCATGTGCCGGTGATGAGAGCGAGCCGCAGCGTCGCCGTCGAGCCGCATGGCGTCGCGACATTGCGCGACGCGGAATTCTGGGGCGGATTTTTCGACACGGCGCTCGCCTATAATTTCGGGCCGCCGTCGCATGATTTGACCGTCGTGCGCTTCATCGGCGCGAATGGCGTCGAGCGCGAGGCCTTCCATTTTCCGCTCGGCCGCAGCGCGGCGAAAGCGCAGCTCGGCTTGACCGCGGAGACAGAGGAGGACGACAGCGGATTCGTTCTCGCTCTATCGACGACGATCGCCGCGCAATCCGTTTCGATCGAGGATGAGCGCTTTCTTCCTGGCGAAAGCTGGCTGCATCTCGCGCCCGGCGCGACGCGGCGCATTCGCCTCGTTCCGCGATCGGCCGACGTGGGACGCCCCAAGGGAATCGCGCGAGCGCTGAACGGGGAAACGATCGCCTACGGCTAG
- a CDS encoding sensor histidine kinase yields MSEVAGVSSVVGGKNKIAELEAELASVHAELRAEKERYRELRHRIRNDLQALATLISAQSRRLEKSEGCSNCAMRLRSAVELHNALDEDDDAEICMSSYLWALSEARRKAFDDRIVGETLADDDIFLDYRRAQCVGLVYVEAVTNAMKHAFPGGAHGEVHGRLRRIGDRLELTISDNGCGFDPANVVRGDGLQLMRGLARQLKGEAFFERLPQGTRVRLEFPEHVG; encoded by the coding sequence ATGAGCGAAGTCGCTGGCGTATCCTCGGTTGTCGGGGGCAAGAACAAAATCGCCGAGCTCGAGGCCGAGCTCGCGAGCGTTCATGCCGAACTGCGCGCCGAGAAGGAGCGCTATCGCGAGCTGCGTCATCGCATCCGCAATGACCTACAGGCATTGGCGACGTTGATCTCGGCGCAGTCGCGGCGGCTCGAGAAGTCCGAGGGTTGCAGCAATTGCGCCATGCGCTTGCGCAGCGCCGTCGAGCTGCACAATGCGCTGGACGAGGACGATGACGCCGAGATCTGCATGTCCTCCTATCTCTGGGCGCTCTCCGAGGCGCGCCGCAAAGCTTTCGACGATCGCATCGTCGGAGAGACGCTCGCAGACGATGATATTTTTCTCGATTATCGCCGCGCGCAATGCGTCGGCCTCGTCTATGTCGAGGCCGTCACCAATGCGATGAAGCACGCCTTTCCCGGCGGCGCGCATGGCGAAGTGCATGGGCGCCTGCGCCGCATAGGCGACAGGCTCGAGCTGACCATCTCCGACAATGGCTGCGGCTTCGATCCGGCGAATGTCGTGCGTGGCGACGGGCTGCAGCTGATGCGGGGCCTAGCGCGCCAGCTCAAGGGCGAGGCGTTCTTCGAGCGCCTGCCGCAAGGCACGCGGGTGCGGCTCGAATTCCCCGAGCATGTGGGCTAG
- a CDS encoding amino acid permease: MTGRRFSLHDLPSLHDLLRVKPLETLAAESGRPSELRRVLGLWQLTSIGLGGLIGVGIFVLTGVVAATQAGPAVSLSFLIAGVASAAAALCYAEFAGMIPAAGSAYTYAYAVLGELAAWIIGWDLLLEYALVVAVVSIGWSGYLQALLGQLGLALPVWASGAAGTGEGKVVDLAAILGALFVAGVLVLRIEWGARFNAVMVVVKTAAVLLVVAAGLPYVSLENWTPFMPYGFGGVVEGAAVVFFAVFGYDTLTTAAEEAKDPQRQLPRAVLLSLAVALTLYVAVSLVLTGMVRYDTLNNPAPVAAAFTAVGLPWATFVVSVAAVAGIISVMLAFLLGCARICFAMSRDGLLPAWFSHAHPRFHTPHRPTLVIGALTAIVAGLYPIREVAELVNIGTLSAFVVICLSIIVMRRTRPDAPRSFRTPLVPYVPLVGVGFSIWLLSKLPAAAWERFAIWMALGLIFYFSYGHKRSKLARAGAAGARSAEV; encoded by the coding sequence ATGACCGGGCGACGCTTTTCGCTGCATGATCTTCCATCGCTGCATGATCTCCTGCGCGTGAAGCCACTAGAGACGCTGGCGGCGGAATCCGGCAGGCCGAGCGAGCTGCGCCGAGTGCTGGGCCTTTGGCAGCTCACCAGCATCGGTCTCGGAGGGCTGATCGGCGTCGGCATATTCGTGCTGACCGGCGTGGTGGCGGCGACGCAGGCCGGCCCTGCGGTTTCGCTCTCCTTCCTCATCGCCGGCGTCGCCAGCGCGGCGGCGGCGCTCTGCTACGCCGAATTCGCCGGAATGATTCCGGCGGCGGGCAGCGCCTATACTTACGCCTATGCCGTGCTCGGCGAGCTCGCCGCCTGGATCATCGGCTGGGACCTGCTGCTCGAATATGCGCTCGTCGTCGCTGTCGTCTCTATCGGGTGGTCTGGCTATCTGCAGGCGCTGCTCGGCCAGCTCGGCCTCGCTCTGCCGGTCTGGGCCTCGGGCGCGGCCGGAACCGGCGAGGGCAAGGTCGTCGATCTCGCCGCCATTTTGGGCGCGCTGTTCGTCGCCGGCGTGCTGGTGCTGCGCATCGAATGGGGCGCACGTTTCAACGCCGTCATGGTGGTGGTCAAGACCGCTGCGGTTCTGCTCGTGGTGGCGGCGGGCCTTCCCTATGTGAGCCTCGAGAATTGGACTCCCTTCATGCCCTACGGATTCGGCGGCGTCGTCGAGGGCGCGGCGGTCGTGTTCTTCGCTGTCTTCGGCTATGACACGCTGACCACAGCGGCCGAGGAGGCGAAGGATCCGCAACGCCAGCTGCCTCGCGCGGTTCTGCTTTCGCTGGCCGTCGCGTTGACGCTCTATGTGGCGGTGTCGCTCGTGCTCACCGGAATGGTGCGCTACGACACGTTGAACAATCCGGCGCCGGTGGCCGCGGCCTTCACCGCCGTCGGCTTGCCGTGGGCGACCTTCGTCGTCTCGGTCGCCGCGGTCGCCGGCATTATCAGTGTCATGCTGGCGTTTCTGCTCGGATGCGCGCGCATCTGCTTCGCCATGAGCCGCGACGGTCTGCTGCCGGCCTGGTTCTCGCACGCGCATCCGCGCTTCCACACGCCGCATCGCCCGACGCTCGTCATCGGCGCGCTGACGGCGATCGTCGCCGGGCTCTATCCGATCCGTGAGGTCGCCGAGCTCGTCAATATCGGAACCCTGTCCGCCTTCGTCGTCATCTGTCTTTCCATCATCGTCATGCGACGCACGCGCCCGGACGCCCCGCGCAGCTTTCGCACGCCGCTCGTGCCTTATGTTCCGCTGGTCGGCGTCGGCTTCTCCATCTGGCTGCTCTCCAAGCTGCCCGCCGCGGCCTGGGAGCGCTTCGCCATATGGATGGCTCTGGGGCTGATTTTCTATTTCTCCTACGGCCATAAGCGCAGCAAGCTCGCGCGCGCGGGCGCCGCCGGCGCACGATCGGCCGAAGTGTAG
- a CDS encoding TonB family protein: MSIAADLDTGRNNRIWTGAALAALAAHLLALAAIFVVFEIETDDDASGAPAIEIGLAPAAPHVEDSPDAPPGPQADEAAAAAPAVAASQTKESDDPKISRVEAEDAEYTTAEKHEKPVEDPTKRQATPVISAESAASEAAAPPKTDALAEAPRAVAPVQGADKVARAAKLTWLKALMAHINRAKRYPSGAGRRAGEVAVAFTLDRLGHVVSASVKRSAGDRIFDDAALAMMKRADPVPPPPPAVADEGLTFEVPVQFRAADKH; encoded by the coding sequence ATGAGCATCGCCGCCGATCTCGACACGGGCCGAAACAATCGCATCTGGACCGGCGCGGCGCTGGCCGCGCTGGCCGCGCATCTTCTGGCGCTCGCCGCTATTTTCGTCGTCTTCGAGATCGAGACCGACGACGACGCCAGCGGCGCCCCGGCGATCGAGATCGGCCTCGCGCCCGCCGCGCCCCATGTCGAGGATTCGCCCGACGCTCCCCCCGGCCCGCAGGCCGATGAAGCCGCCGCCGCCGCGCCGGCCGTCGCCGCCTCGCAGACCAAGGAAAGCGACGATCCCAAGATTTCGCGCGTCGAGGCCGAGGATGCCGAATACACGACCGCCGAAAAGCATGAGAAGCCGGTCGAGGATCCGACCAAGCGTCAGGCGACGCCGGTGATCTCCGCGGAGTCGGCGGCGTCCGAGGCGGCCGCGCCGCCCAAGACCGATGCGCTCGCCGAGGCGCCGCGCGCCGTCGCACCCGTCCAAGGCGCCGATAAGGTCGCGCGTGCGGCCAAGCTCACCTGGCTGAAGGCGTTGATGGCGCATATCAACCGCGCCAAGCGCTATCCGAGCGGGGCGGGGCGGCGCGCCGGCGAGGTCGCCGTCGCCTTCACGCTCGATCGGCTCGGCCATGTGGTGAGCGCGAGCGTCAAGCGCTCCGCGGGCGACCGCATTTTCGACGACGCCGCTCTCGCCATGATGAAGCGCGCCGATCCCGTGCCGCCGCCGCCTCCCGCAGTGGCGGACGAGGGCCTCACCTTCGAGGTGCCGGTTCAGTTTCGCGCGGCGGATAAGCACTGA
- the exbD gene encoding TonB system transport protein ExbD: MAGNIGGSPRGALEETHEINVTPFIDVMLVLLIIFMVAAPLATVDLPVDLPAASAATHTKPDKPIYLTIQADLALALGETPVKRNDLIASLDSLAGGDKDKRVFLRADTAVPYGEMMAILERLRSGGYAKISLVALDAGGAATGGAAK; this comes from the coding sequence ATGGCCGGCAATATCGGAGGATCGCCGCGCGGCGCGCTCGAAGAGACTCACGAGATCAATGTCACGCCCTTCATCGACGTGATGCTCGTGCTGCTGATCATCTTCATGGTGGCGGCTCCGCTCGCCACTGTCGATCTTCCCGTCGATCTGCCGGCCGCGAGCGCGGCGACGCACACAAAGCCCGACAAGCCGATCTATCTCACCATTCAGGCCGATCTGGCGCTCGCTCTGGGCGAGACGCCGGTGAAGCGCAATGATCTCATCGCCTCGCTGGATTCGCTCGCCGGCGGCGACAAGGACAAGCGCGTCTTCCTGCGCGCCGACACCGCCGTACCCTATGGCGAGATGATGGCCATTCTCGAGCGCTTGCGCTCCGGCGGCTACGCCAAGATATCTCTCGTCGCGCTCGACGCCGGCGGGGCCGCGACGGGCGGAGCTGCGAAATGA
- the exbB gene encoding tonB-system energizer ExbB, with amino-acid sequence MKRSYQTLAIAASSLLLSTSLCLAEGRADIINRPHDLSVSSMFLNADIVVKIVMLGLVSASIGTWTVLIAKTIELRRARARIRSSIERLQEARGLAEARLALGGDDPLASALIAEALREFRLSSDLSSAGGLKERVASSFAEIERAESLSIRRGTGLLASVGSTGPFIGLFGTVWGIMNSFIGISKAQTTNLAVVAPGIAEALLATAIGLIAAIPAVLIYNHLARQTSAYLELVSNLSGELLRIVSRDLDRGVQQAPAALRAAE; translated from the coding sequence ATGAAACGGTCATATCAGACGCTAGCGATTGCGGCCTCGTCTCTCCTCCTCTCGACCTCTCTCTGTCTGGCCGAAGGGCGCGCGGACATCATCAATCGTCCGCATGATCTTTCTGTGTCGAGCATGTTCCTCAACGCCGACATCGTCGTGAAGATCGTCATGCTGGGCCTCGTCAGCGCCTCCATCGGCACATGGACGGTGCTCATCGCCAAGACGATCGAATTGCGGCGCGCGCGCGCGCGCATTCGCAGCTCGATCGAGCGTCTGCAGGAGGCGCGCGGCCTCGCGGAAGCGCGTCTCGCGCTCGGCGGCGACGATCCTCTGGCGAGCGCTCTGATCGCCGAGGCGCTGCGCGAGTTCCGCCTCTCTTCCGATCTCTCCTCCGCCGGCGGATTGAAGGAGCGCGTCGCTTCGAGCTTCGCCGAGATCGAGCGCGCCGAGAGCCTCTCCATTCGTCGCGGCACGGGGCTGCTCGCCTCGGTCGGCTCTACCGGTCCCTTCATCGGCCTGTTCGGCACTGTGTGGGGCATTATGAACAGCTTCATCGGCATATCGAAAGCGCAGACGACCAATCTCGCCGTCGTCGCGCCCGGCATCGCCGAGGCGCTGCTCGCCACCGCCATCGGCCTCATCGCCGCCATTCCCGCCGTGCTGATCTATAATCATCTCGCGCGCCAGACGAGCGCCTATCTCGAGCTCGTCTCCAATCTCTCCGGCGAGCTGCTGCGCATCGTCTCGCGCGATCTCGATCGCGGCGTCCAGCAGGCGCCTGCCGCCCTGCGCGCCGCGGAGTAA
- a CDS encoding Fe2+-dependent dioxygenase has translation MLICIPDVLDARQVAYFRDVMSQTVWEDGRTTAGSQSSLVKNNLQLPQDGAIARELGDLVLDALAACPTFVSAALPLRIFPPLFNRYGAGHDFGLHVDNAIRGVPRTSVRIRTDLSVTLFLTDPDEYDGGELVIEDHYGAQEVKLPAGHLVLYPSTSLHLVREVTRGERVASFFWLQSMIRDNVVRSLLFDLDQTIQGLTERLGAGDPACVKLTGVYHNLIRIWAEA, from the coding sequence ATGCTGATCTGCATACCCGATGTGCTCGATGCGCGGCAGGTCGCCTATTTTCGCGACGTGATGTCGCAGACCGTGTGGGAAGACGGCCGCACGACCGCAGGCTCGCAATCGAGCCTGGTGAAGAATAATCTGCAGCTGCCGCAAGACGGCGCCATCGCCCGCGAATTGGGCGATCTCGTGCTCGATGCGCTCGCAGCCTGTCCGACTTTCGTCTCCGCCGCTCTGCCGCTGCGGATTTTCCCGCCGCTGTTCAATCGCTATGGCGCGGGGCATGATTTCGGGCTGCATGTCGACAACGCCATTCGCGGCGTGCCGCGCACTTCGGTGCGCATTCGCACCGATCTCTCCGTCACGCTTTTTCTCACCGATCCCGATGAATACGACGGCGGCGAATTGGTCATCGAGGATCATTACGGCGCGCAGGAAGTGAAGCTGCCCGCCGGTCATCTGGTGCTCTATCCATCGACCAGCCTGCATCTCGTGCGAGAAGTGACGCGCGGCGAACGCGTCGCATCCTTCTTCTGGCTTCAAAGCATGATTCGCGACAACGTGGTACGTTCGTTGCTTTTCGATTTGGACCAGACGATTCAAGGTCTCACGGAGCGGCTCGGCGCGGGCGATCCGGCCTGCGTCAAGCTGACAGGCGTCTATCACAATCTCATTCGCATATGGGCGGAAGCATGA
- a CDS encoding Fe2+-dependent dioxygenase, which translates to MLICVPDVLSKETVAQFRSVMDAAEWEDGASTAGAQPPSVKSNEQLPPNGELSRRLGERLLQAIVSHPGFVAAAIPLRIYPPMFNRYRVGHRFGVHVDNAVRGDPLTGVRIRADLAVTVFLSEPEEYEGGELVVDDAYDSHQVKLPAGALAVYPASDLHMVSPVTRGERVASFFWAQSMIRQESVRDVIYDLDTAIQQLAPRLGGDDEDVMKLGGVYHNLIRHWSEV; encoded by the coding sequence ATGCTGATCTGCGTGCCGGACGTTCTGAGCAAGGAGACGGTCGCTCAATTCCGCAGCGTCATGGACGCCGCGGAATGGGAGGACGGCGCTTCCACCGCCGGCGCGCAGCCGCCTTCGGTGAAGAGCAATGAGCAGCTGCCGCCCAATGGCGAATTGTCGCGGCGCCTCGGCGAGCGTCTGTTGCAGGCGATCGTCTCGCATCCGGGCTTTGTCGCCGCGGCGATTCCGCTACGCATCTACCCGCCCATGTTCAATCGCTATCGCGTCGGCCATCGTTTCGGCGTGCATGTCGACAACGCCGTGCGCGGCGATCCGCTGACTGGCGTGCGCATTCGCGCCGATCTCGCGGTCACGGTCTTTCTGTCCGAGCCGGAGGAATATGAAGGCGGCGAGCTCGTCGTCGACGACGCATACGACTCGCATCAGGTCAAGCTTCCGGCCGGCGCGCTCGCTGTCTATCCGGCGAGCGATCTGCATATGGTGTCGCCAGTCACGCGCGGCGAGCGCGTCGCCTCCTTCTTCTGGGCGCAGAGCATGATCCGCCAGGAGAGCGTGCGTGACGTGATCTATGATCTCGACACGGCGATCCAGCAGCTCGCGCCACGCCTCGGCGGAGACGACGAGGATGTGATGAAGCTCGGCGGCGTCTATCACAATCTCATACGCCATTGGAGCGAGGTATGA
- a CDS encoding TonB-dependent receptor, which produces MNNIKAPFSLRSLRRGSSASVSRIDGPSAKLLGAAALLAAGVGVATAQEATQPLPAVRVDAPKEKPKPVVHAAPAAHQAAKPRRATRAPSTQPAAPQAGAQGAQSAQAGAGGGSAPADANPYADPKAPYKADRLSSNKFTQPLLNTPRTVTVLTKEVLEDKNAFTLKEIARSTAGVTLGSGEGGNAFGDRFFIRGFDARNDIFVDGVRDPGVSLRENFYTEQVEILRGPGSSFAGRGTAGGALNIVTKTAKEQDFYDMKFTGGPSDNSKRVQIDVNKAISPILAVRVNGLFQDANVAGRNYVVDDRDGVSGSVVFKPIENFTLTANYTHSYQSGLPDFGIPYNRATNRPYAEGVTSRNTWYGLLNRDFQKYRQDFGTFTGEYRVSDDLTITSRLRQSRSMVDYIGTLTQSANWAAGTVNIGAQSRYQVTNTLASQTDINYKFATGPVKHEVVLGAEYSREWLTRTNYTNLSSELNGGAVGGALVCNLYLPCNSLPFLNTPTRNQNVTRVAVDTKAGYLIETANYEDIVIANAGVRFDDYTITNRNEAYTTFAANHSALVNYNFGLVLKPLPEVSLYAAYATSANPVGAELDGGAANYGGLTTAVQIFPPQRNYAKEIGAKWELFDRHLLATAALFRTDVTGAREVNGSVTTGDAEYYVQGADIEIAGNITDKWSVTGGVVIMESKVKHSQIVTNVGLPLANIAHESFSLLSKYKFGDLFGLEADRLEFGGQAVYRSKIYGGNNIIANGATAVNGTTGWPAPTAANPFVNVPTVLPSYWRFDAFLEGKVTENITLKVSVMNMFDRTYYDAFYQTATPFTQVAPGRTVLFEARAKF; this is translated from the coding sequence ATGAACAACATCAAAGCGCCGTTTTCTCTGCGCAGCCTGCGGCGCGGGTCATCCGCGTCGGTCTCGCGCATCGACGGCCCGTCCGCGAAACTGTTGGGAGCCGCGGCTCTGCTGGCTGCGGGCGTCGGCGTCGCGACAGCGCAGGAGGCCACGCAGCCTCTGCCGGCGGTCCGCGTCGACGCTCCGAAGGAGAAGCCCAAGCCGGTTGTTCATGCGGCGCCCGCCGCCCATCAGGCCGCCAAGCCGCGCCGTGCGACGCGCGCTCCCTCGACGCAGCCCGCCGCTCCGCAAGCCGGGGCGCAAGGCGCCCAGAGCGCGCAGGCGGGGGCAGGGGGCGGCTCCGCGCCGGCCGACGCCAATCCCTATGCCGATCCCAAGGCGCCCTATAAGGCCGATCGGCTGTCGTCCAACAAATTCACCCAGCCGCTGTTGAACACGCCGCGCACCGTGACCGTGCTCACCAAGGAAGTGCTCGAAGACAAGAACGCCTTCACGCTGAAGGAAATCGCGCGCAGCACGGCCGGCGTCACGCTCGGCTCGGGCGAGGGCGGCAACGCCTTCGGCGATCGCTTCTTCATCCGCGGCTTCGACGCCCGCAACGACATATTCGTCGACGGCGTGCGCGATCCGGGCGTCAGCTTGCGCGAGAATTTCTACACGGAGCAGGTGGAAATCTTGCGCGGTCCCGGCTCCAGCTTCGCCGGCCGGGGCACCGCCGGAGGCGCGTTGAATATCGTCACCAAGACGGCCAAGGAGCAGGACTTCTATGATATGAAGTTCACCGGCGGTCCGTCGGACAACTCCAAGCGCGTGCAGATCGACGTCAACAAGGCGATCAGCCCGATTCTCGCCGTGCGCGTGAATGGCCTGTTCCAAGACGCCAATGTCGCGGGACGCAATTATGTCGTCGATGATCGCGACGGCGTTTCGGGCTCCGTCGTCTTCAAGCCGATCGAGAATTTCACTCTCACGGCCAATTACACGCATTCCTACCAGAGCGGCCTGCCGGACTTCGGCATTCCCTATAACCGCGCGACCAATCGGCCTTATGCGGAAGGCGTCACCTCGCGCAACACCTGGTATGGGCTGCTCAATCGCGACTTCCAGAAATACCGCCAGGACTTCGGCACCTTCACCGGCGAATATCGCGTCAGCGACGATCTGACGATCACCAGCCGTCTGCGGCAGAGCCGCTCGATGGTCGATTACATCGGCACGCTGACGCAGAGCGCGAACTGGGCTGCGGGCACGGTGAACATAGGCGCGCAGAGCCGCTATCAAGTGACCAACACGCTCGCGAGCCAGACCGATATAAATTACAAATTCGCCACTGGCCCGGTGAAGCATGAAGTCGTGCTCGGCGCCGAATACAGCCGGGAATGGCTGACGCGAACCAATTACACCAATCTTTCGTCGGAGCTGAACGGAGGCGCCGTCGGCGGCGCGCTCGTGTGCAATCTCTATCTGCCCTGCAATTCTCTGCCGTTTCTCAACACGCCGACGCGCAATCAGAATGTGACGCGCGTCGCTGTGGACACCAAGGCCGGCTATCTCATCGAGACGGCCAACTACGAAGACATCGTCATCGCCAACGCCGGCGTGCGCTTCGACGATTATACCATCACCAATCGCAACGAGGCCTATACGACCTTCGCGGCCAATCACTCGGCGCTGGTGAACTATAATTTCGGCCTCGTGCTGAAGCCGCTGCCGGAGGTGAGCCTCTACGCGGCCTATGCGACCTCGGCCAATCCTGTCGGCGCCGAGCTCGACGGCGGCGCGGCCAATTACGGCGGTCTCACCACCGCCGTGCAGATCTTCCCGCCGCAGCGCAATTACGCCAAGGAAATTGGCGCGAAATGGGAGCTTTTCGACCGCCATCTGCTCGCCACGGCGGCGCTGTTCCGCACCGATGTGACCGGCGCGCGTGAGGTGAACGGCTCGGTGACGACGGGCGACGCCGAATATTATGTGCAAGGCGCGGACATAGAGATCGCCGGCAATATCACCGACAAATGGAGTGTGACCGGCGGCGTCGTCATCATGGAGTCGAAGGTCAAGCACTCGCAGATCGTCACCAATGTCGGCCTGCCGCTCGCCAATATCGCGCATGAATCCTTCAGCCTGCTGAGCAAATACAAGTTCGGCGATCTCTTCGGCCTCGAGGCGGATCGACTCGAATTCGGCGGACAGGCGGTTTATCGCTCGAAAATCTACGGCGGCAACAATATCATCGCCAATGGCGCGACGGCGGTGAACGGCACGACGGGTTGGCCCGCGCCGACGGCGGCCAATCCCTTCGTGAATGTGCCGACCGTGCTGCCCTCCTATTGGCGCTTCGACGCCTTCCTGGAAGGCAAGGTCACCGAAAATATCACGCTCAAGGTCTCGGTCATGAATATGTTCGACCGCACCTATTACGACGCCTTCTATCAGACGGCGACGCCCTTCACGCAGGTCGCGCCCGGCCGCACCGTGCTGTTCGAGGCGCGCGCCAAATTCTAA